A part of Aurantimicrobium sp. MWH-Uga1 genomic DNA contains:
- the ispG gene encoding flavodoxin-dependent (E)-4-hydroxy-3-methylbut-2-enyl-diphosphate synthase codes for MPAVNLGMPKTPEVLSPRRKTRQIKVGKVLVGGDAPISVQSMCTTPTTNINATLQQIAELTASGCDIVRVAVPSRDDAEALPIIAKKSQIPVIADIHFQPNYVYAAIDAGCAAVRVNPGNIRKFDDQVGEIARRAKEAGVSIRIGVNAGSLDPRLLEKYGKATPEALVESAVWEASLFEEHDFHDFKISVKHNDPVVMVKAYRQLAERGDWPLHLGVTEAGPAFQGTIKSATAFGILLGEGIGDTIRVSLSAPPAEEVKVGLQILQSLNLRERKLEIVSCPSCGRAQVDVYKLANDVTAGLEGMTVPLRVAVMGCVVNGPGEARDADLGVASGNGKGQIFVKGEVIKTVPESEIVATLIEEANRLAAEMPAGEIGSVEVITP; via the coding sequence GTGCCTGCTGTAAATCTTGGAATGCCGAAGACTCCTGAAGTTCTTTCGCCACGTCGTAAAACCCGTCAGATCAAAGTTGGAAAAGTCCTGGTCGGGGGAGATGCGCCCATTAGCGTGCAGTCGATGTGTACCACCCCCACTACCAACATCAATGCCACCTTGCAGCAGATTGCCGAGCTAACTGCATCCGGCTGTGACATTGTTCGCGTGGCTGTGCCCAGTCGTGACGATGCTGAGGCTTTGCCTATCATCGCCAAGAAGAGCCAGATTCCTGTCATCGCAGATATCCACTTCCAGCCCAACTATGTTTATGCAGCAATCGATGCAGGGTGTGCCGCTGTTCGTGTGAACCCTGGAAACATTCGTAAATTTGATGACCAGGTGGGTGAAATTGCACGCCGTGCCAAGGAAGCTGGCGTGAGCATTCGTATTGGCGTCAACGCGGGTTCTCTGGATCCACGTTTGCTTGAAAAATATGGCAAAGCCACTCCTGAAGCGCTTGTTGAAAGCGCCGTGTGGGAAGCAAGCCTGTTTGAAGAGCATGATTTCCATGACTTCAAAATCTCGGTCAAGCACAACGACCCTGTCGTGATGGTGAAGGCGTATCGCCAGCTTGCTGAACGAGGAGATTGGCCACTGCATTTAGGCGTTACCGAAGCAGGCCCTGCATTCCAAGGAACTATCAAATCCGCTACCGCCTTCGGAATTCTCCTCGGTGAGGGAATTGGTGACACTATCCGCGTTTCCCTTTCTGCCCCACCTGCTGAAGAGGTCAAGGTCGGTCTACAGATTCTGCAGTCCCTGAATTTGCGTGAACGCAAACTTGAAATTGTTTCCTGCCCCAGCTGTGGACGTGCACAGGTTGACGTGTACAAGCTCGCCAATGACGTCACTGCTGGTCTGGAGGGTATGACGGTTCCATTGCGTGTGGCAGTTATGGGTTGTGTTGTTAACGGCCCCGGTGAAGCACGGGATGCTGACCTTGGTGTTGCATCCGGTAACGGAAAAGGCCAGATTTTCGTCAAAGGTGAAGTCATCAAAACAGTTCCTGAGAGCGAAATTGTCGCAACGCTAATTGAAGAAGCCAACCGTCTTGCTGCAGAAATGCCTGCGGGAGAAATCGGTTCTGTCGAAGTCATTACTCCCTAA
- a CDS encoding MFS transporter yields the protein MSITDYRAIQRRSLRVLAAGQILGGLGMGAAFSLGSLLTAEVGGSPAYAGLSATMSTLGTALFAIPLARLAGRVGRRYALAAGGAIGLVGAVMVIVAAGLSNLPLLLASMLTLGAGGAVNLQTRFAAADLAATQTRARDLSLVVWATTIGIVAGPNLVGPGDALGDSLGLPLFTGAFAIAAIAQLCSAILFLTALRPDPLLLARQRAIDEGVPALAARRGFGVAVKILAETPAGAVAVFTLAMSHATMVAVMAMTPVHLALHDVVLPLIGLVISLHTAGMYAFSPVFGWLADRIGRTTTILIGQAILLTSLVVNFSAPDSVGAVTIALVLLGLGWSASTVSASALLTESVAAEDRTTVQGFSDSVMSFAGAGGGALAGLVLAAVGYGLLNVWVMCLVALVAISVLLLGWRNKSVHTA from the coding sequence GTGAGCATCACCGACTATCGAGCAATTCAACGCCGCTCATTACGCGTGTTGGCGGCCGGCCAAATACTCGGTGGGCTAGGAATGGGCGCAGCCTTTTCCTTAGGCTCGTTGCTAACGGCAGAAGTTGGTGGCTCACCAGCATATGCCGGTCTTTCGGCGACAATGTCCACACTCGGCACTGCACTATTTGCGATTCCTCTAGCTCGTTTAGCTGGTCGCGTGGGCCGCCGTTATGCGCTCGCCGCCGGCGGTGCCATAGGTCTCGTCGGAGCTGTCATGGTGATTGTTGCAGCCGGTTTGTCGAATTTGCCCCTGCTGTTGGCGAGCATGTTGACCCTTGGAGCGGGTGGGGCAGTGAATCTGCAAACTCGCTTTGCGGCTGCAGATTTAGCGGCTACTCAAACGCGCGCGCGAGATTTGTCTCTTGTCGTCTGGGCAACAACTATTGGCATAGTTGCTGGGCCTAACCTCGTGGGTCCTGGAGATGCTCTGGGGGACTCCCTGGGATTGCCATTGTTTACTGGAGCATTCGCCATCGCAGCCATCGCACAACTGTGCTCGGCAATTCTTTTCCTTACTGCCCTTCGCCCAGACCCACTTCTGCTGGCAAGACAACGGGCTATTGACGAGGGTGTTCCCGCTCTTGCGGCACGCAGAGGTTTTGGCGTTGCCGTGAAAATCCTGGCAGAGACTCCCGCCGGAGCAGTTGCCGTGTTTACCCTTGCAATGAGCCACGCCACAATGGTTGCCGTGATGGCAATGACGCCCGTGCACCTCGCACTGCATGATGTTGTTCTTCCTTTGATCGGACTTGTGATTAGCCTGCATACCGCGGGAATGTATGCGTTCTCCCCGGTATTCGGCTGGCTTGCCGATCGCATTGGTCGCACAACCACCATCTTGATCGGCCAAGCGATTCTTTTGACTTCCTTAGTTGTGAATTTTTCAGCTCCAGATTCAGTCGGTGCTGTCACTATTGCTCTGGTGCTGTTGGGTCTGGGCTGGTCTGCGTCAACCGTTTCCGCCAGCGCGTTATTGACTGAATCTGTCGCAGCAGAGGATAGAACAACAGTTCAAGGTTTCTCAGACTCAGTGATGAGTTTTGCTGGTGCAGGCGGAGGGGCATTAGCTGGTTTGGTCCTTGCCGCTGTGGGATATGGCCTTTTGAATGTGTGGGTAATGTGCCTGGTTGCTCTGGTTGCTATTTCTGTCCTCCTGTTGGGCTGGCGTAACAAGAGCGTGCACACGGCTTAA
- a CDS encoding proline--tRNA ligase: MPTRLSHLFLRTLREDPSEAEVTSHKLLLRAGYIRRQAPGVFAWLPLGLRVKANIEKIIREEMTAAGAQEVHFPALLPKEPYEITGRWTEYGDGIFRLKDRKEADYLLAPTHEEVFTLLVKDLYNSYKDLPVCLYQIQDKYRDEARPRAGLLRGREFTMKDAYSFDISDEGLAQSYQAQRDAYERIFTRLGLDYVIVKADAGAMGGSRSEEFLHPTEVGEDSFVRSAGGYAANIEAFTTVVPESLPIEGQPAARVFDSPNTPTIESLVNHLNEHEPREDGRSWSAADTLKNVVLALTHLDGTRELISIGLPGDREVELARVEVAFSPAAVEAATEEDFAKNKALVKGYIGPWSENGPVLGEQGSSKIRYFVDPRVVDGTAWVTGANVDQKHVLNVVAGRDFIADGVVEASDVRDGDPAPDGSGPVEIARGMEIGHVFQLGRKYAEALGLKVLDENGKLVTVTMGSYGIGVTRILAVIAETNNDDKGLIWPENVSPFDIHVIATGKDDEVFEAAEKLVAELEGARYEVLYDDRPKVSPGVKFGDAELIGVPKIVIVGKGLSEGVVELWDRRTNERTSVPVGEVLSHL; encoded by the coding sequence GTGCCTACACGTCTATCTCACCTGTTCCTGCGTACTCTGCGCGAAGACCCCTCTGAAGCTGAAGTAACCAGCCACAAGCTGTTGCTTCGCGCTGGATACATTCGCCGTCAAGCTCCGGGTGTATTTGCATGGTTGCCGCTCGGGCTTCGCGTCAAGGCGAACATTGAGAAGATCATCCGTGAAGAGATGACGGCAGCTGGAGCGCAGGAAGTTCACTTTCCTGCGCTACTGCCCAAAGAGCCATACGAGATCACCGGTCGATGGACTGAATATGGGGATGGAATTTTCCGGCTTAAGGACCGTAAAGAAGCTGATTATCTGCTGGCTCCTACCCACGAAGAAGTCTTTACTCTCTTGGTCAAAGATCTCTACAACTCATATAAAGACTTGCCAGTGTGCCTTTACCAAATTCAGGACAAGTACCGTGATGAAGCACGTCCCCGTGCAGGTTTGCTACGTGGACGTGAATTCACCATGAAGGACGCCTACTCCTTCGATATCTCTGATGAAGGGCTGGCGCAAAGCTACCAAGCACAGCGTGATGCCTATGAGCGCATCTTTACTCGTCTTGGACTGGACTACGTCATTGTGAAAGCAGATGCTGGGGCCATGGGCGGTTCGCGCTCAGAAGAGTTCCTTCATCCCACCGAGGTTGGCGAGGACTCCTTCGTGCGCAGTGCAGGTGGATACGCCGCCAACATTGAAGCGTTTACAACAGTCGTCCCTGAGTCACTACCTATTGAGGGCCAGCCTGCTGCTCGGGTATTTGATTCACCAAACACACCCACAATCGAGTCGTTGGTCAATCACCTCAATGAGCACGAGCCTCGTGAAGATGGACGCAGCTGGAGCGCGGCAGACACGCTCAAGAATGTCGTGTTAGCACTAACCCATCTTGATGGCACTCGTGAACTCATTTCCATTGGTTTGCCAGGTGATCGCGAAGTTGAACTTGCCCGCGTGGAAGTGGCTTTTTCACCTGCAGCAGTTGAAGCGGCAACAGAAGAAGACTTTGCCAAGAACAAGGCTCTCGTCAAGGGATACATTGGCCCCTGGTCAGAAAATGGTCCCGTTCTCGGTGAACAGGGAAGCAGCAAGATTCGCTACTTCGTTGATCCTCGTGTTGTAGATGGAACTGCATGGGTTACCGGTGCCAATGTTGATCAGAAGCACGTGCTCAATGTTGTTGCTGGCCGCGATTTCATCGCAGATGGAGTTGTGGAAGCTTCGGATGTTCGCGATGGTGACCCTGCACCCGACGGGTCAGGGCCTGTTGAAATTGCACGCGGTATGGAAATCGGTCACGTCTTCCAGCTGGGACGCAAATATGCCGAAGCACTCGGCCTCAAAGTTCTTGACGAAAACGGCAAACTTGTTACCGTCACCATGGGGTCCTACGGAATTGGTGTGACACGTATCCTCGCCGTGATTGCCGAGACGAACAATGACGACAAGGGTTTGATCTGGCCAGAAAACGTCTCACCATTCGATATTCACGTTATTGCCACAGGTAAAGATGATGAGGTCTTCGAAGCCGCAGAGAAGCTCGTTGCTGAGCTTGAAGGCGCTCGCTACGAGGTTCTTTACGACGACCGTCCCAAGGTTTCACCAGGAGTGAAATTTGGTGATGCTGAACTGATCGGTGTTCCCAAGATTGTGATTGTCGGTAAGGGATTATCGGAAGGTGTTGTTGAACTGTGGGATCGTCGCACCAATGAGCGTACGAGTGTCCCTGTTGGAGAGGTACTTTCTCACCTATAA
- the nusA gene encoding transcription termination factor NusA, whose protein sequence is MDIDLRVLKLMESEKGIPFDELVEIIEAAILTAYQKHVIQSEPRVAPVKPAQDDDDAPRPARVPVELPEARVELDRKTGIVTIYVPEKDEEGVVIGEAVATPDDFGRIAAFAAKQVINQRLRDLADDAVIGEFKGREGDIVSGVIQQGQNPKMVFIDLGTVEAVMPPEEQVPGEDYTHGNRIRVYVTAVNRGAKGPQVTVSRTHPQLVRKLFTMEVPEVQSGLVEIVALAREAGHRTKIAVKATDPAINAKGACIGELGRRVRAVTEELNDEKIDIVDYSPDLPTFVTNALSPAKVSSAFILDAATKAVRALVPDYQLSLAIGKEGQNARLAAKLTGAKIDIQPDSVMDED, encoded by the coding sequence GTGGACATCGATCTCAGAGTTCTCAAGCTCATGGAATCAGAGAAGGGAATTCCCTTCGATGAGTTGGTCGAAATTATCGAAGCAGCCATCCTCACCGCTTATCAGAAGCATGTAATCCAGTCGGAACCTCGTGTTGCGCCTGTGAAGCCCGCTCAAGATGACGACGATGCACCTCGCCCCGCACGAGTTCCTGTCGAGCTTCCTGAAGCACGTGTAGAGCTGGACCGCAAGACCGGTATTGTCACAATTTACGTTCCAGAAAAGGACGAAGAGGGTGTTGTTATCGGTGAAGCCGTGGCAACTCCAGATGATTTTGGCCGCATCGCAGCCTTCGCGGCAAAACAGGTTATCAACCAGCGTCTTCGTGACCTCGCTGACGACGCAGTTATTGGTGAATTCAAGGGCCGTGAAGGGGACATTGTCTCTGGCGTGATCCAGCAGGGCCAAAACCCCAAGATGGTCTTCATTGACCTGGGCACTGTTGAAGCAGTGATGCCGCCGGAAGAGCAGGTTCCTGGTGAGGATTACACCCACGGAAACCGCATTCGTGTCTACGTCACTGCGGTCAACCGCGGGGCTAAAGGCCCACAGGTCACGGTCTCACGCACTCACCCTCAGCTCGTGCGCAAGCTGTTCACGATGGAAGTTCCAGAGGTTCAAAGCGGACTAGTTGAAATTGTTGCGCTCGCCCGTGAAGCTGGCCACCGCACCAAGATTGCGGTCAAGGCTACCGATCCAGCAATCAACGCTAAGGGCGCCTGCATTGGTGAACTTGGTCGTCGTGTCCGCGCTGTGACGGAAGAACTCAACGACGAAAAGATTGACATCGTTGATTACTCCCCAGATTTGCCTACCTTCGTGACGAATGCACTGTCCCCTGCGAAGGTGTCAAGCGCATTCATCTTGGATGCGGCCACTAAGGCAGTTCGTGCCCTCGTTCCTGACTACCAGCTCTCGCTAGCTATTGGTAAGGAAGGGCAGAACGCTCGCCTGGCAGCAAAGCTCACTGGAGCCAAGATTGACATCCAGCCTGACTCCGTTATGGACGAAGACTAG
- a CDS encoding YlxR family protein yields MEPVRTCIGCRQRSEKSALLRVIEVDGRVEPDLSGSAPGRGAWLHPTPECCNEAVKRRAFGRALRAEITNTDTITQRLNG; encoded by the coding sequence ATGGAACCTGTAAGGACGTGCATCGGCTGTCGTCAACGATCTGAGAAGTCTGCTTTGTTGCGGGTTATCGAGGTTGATGGCCGTGTTGAACCGGATCTTTCCGGCTCAGCGCCAGGTCGCGGTGCGTGGCTACACCCCACACCAGAGTGTTGCAATGAAGCAGTGAAGCGCCGGGCTTTTGGCCGTGCACTTCGCGCAGAAATTACTAACACTGACACCATCACACAAAGGCTGAACGGCTAA
- the infB gene encoding translation initiation factor IF-2, which produces MAAKPRVHEVAAEYGIDSKFALAKLKDLGEFVKGPSSTIEPPVARKLRNALEAEGMKPVPAGEAAPAAKSAAKAPAKAAPAAEAPAAPAAPTPGPAAPKAEEKPAPAPEAPQAPAADVPAPKAAGGARPGNNPFASAQGMGTRPAGAPRPGNNPFASAQGMGTRPAGAPSPGSIPRPMAPRPGGMPRPGGAGGAGRPGGPGRGGAGAGFQRPAGGGGFRQGAPGGAPGGAGAPSRPGFGPNRPPAGGGGGRGRGPGGGTAGAFGRGGGKSKARKSKRTKRAEFELREAPSLGGVSVPRGDGNTVIRLRRGASLADFADKINATPANLVTVLFHLGEMATATESIDEATFEILGEELGFKIQIVSPEEEDKELLDAFNIDLEQELADESDEDLEIRPPVVTVMGHVDHGKTRLLDAIRKTNVIAGEAGGITQHIGAYQVHANHDGVDRLITFIDTPGHEAFTAMRARGAQVTDIAILVVAADDGIMPQTIEALNHAQAANVPIVVAVNKVDKPDANPAKVRQQLTEYNLVAEEYGGDVMFVDVSALSGLGITELLDAVLLTADAGLDLRANPNKDARGIAIEARLDKGRGAVATVLIESGTLRVGDAIVAGTAYGRVRAMVDENGTAVEAATPSRPVQVQGLSSVPRAGDTFLVTEDDRTARQIAEKREAAERNAQLAKARKRISLEDFTKALEDGKVESLNLIIKGDVSGAVEALEESLLKIEVDESVQLRIIHRGVGAVTESDVNLATVDNAVIIGFNVRPDTKARERALREGVDIRFYSVIYSALEDIENSLKGMLKPEFEEVQSGVAEIREIFRSSKFGNIAGCIVRSGTITRNSKARVIREGIVIADGLAIESLRRFKDDVTEVKTDFECGIGLGKYNDIQLGDEIETIELKEKPRV; this is translated from the coding sequence GTGGCTGCCAAACCACGCGTACACGAAGTTGCTGCCGAATACGGCATCGACAGCAAGTTTGCTCTAGCTAAGCTGAAAGATCTCGGTGAGTTCGTTAAGGGACCATCGTCAACCATTGAGCCTCCCGTAGCGCGCAAGCTACGTAACGCTTTAGAAGCAGAGGGCATGAAGCCAGTTCCTGCTGGCGAAGCTGCACCTGCAGCAAAGAGCGCAGCAAAGGCGCCTGCCAAGGCTGCGCCTGCTGCCGAAGCTCCTGCTGCACCAGCCGCGCCCACCCCTGGTCCGGCTGCACCCAAGGCGGAAGAAAAGCCCGCTCCCGCTCCAGAAGCTCCTCAAGCCCCAGCTGCTGATGTACCAGCACCTAAAGCTGCCGGCGGCGCTCGCCCCGGGAACAACCCCTTTGCTTCTGCACAAGGCATGGGTACGCGCCCTGCCGGTGCACCACGTCCAGGTAACAATCCTTTCGCTTCTGCACAAGGTATGGGAACCCGCCCCGCTGGTGCGCCTTCCCCTGGAAGTATTCCTCGCCCGATGGCGCCTCGCCCAGGCGGCATGCCACGTCCCGGTGGAGCCGGTGGTGCAGGTCGCCCCGGTGGTCCCGGTCGCGGTGGTGCAGGCGCTGGATTCCAGCGCCCAGCTGGCGGCGGTGGATTCCGTCAAGGTGCTCCCGGTGGAGCTCCTGGTGGTGCAGGCGCGCCCTCACGTCCAGGTTTTGGTCCCAACCGTCCACCAGCAGGTGGCGGTGGCGGCCGTGGCCGTGGCCCCGGCGGTGGAACCGCTGGTGCGTTCGGTCGTGGCGGCGGAAAGTCCAAAGCACGTAAGTCGAAGAGAACGAAAAGAGCAGAGTTCGAACTCCGCGAGGCACCATCGCTTGGTGGCGTCAGTGTTCCGCGTGGTGATGGAAACACTGTTATTCGTTTGCGCCGCGGTGCATCACTTGCTGACTTTGCCGACAAGATTAATGCAACCCCAGCAAACTTGGTAACTGTTCTGTTCCACCTCGGTGAGATGGCAACAGCAACCGAATCCATCGACGAAGCAACCTTCGAAATTCTCGGTGAAGAACTGGGCTTCAAAATCCAGATTGTTTCCCCTGAGGAAGAAGATAAGGAACTGCTCGACGCGTTCAACATCGACCTCGAGCAAGAACTTGCTGACGAGAGCGATGAAGATCTCGAGATTCGTCCTCCTGTTGTGACAGTGATGGGTCACGTTGACCACGGTAAGACTCGTTTGCTCGATGCCATTCGTAAGACAAATGTCATCGCTGGTGAAGCCGGTGGAATTACCCAGCACATTGGTGCCTATCAAGTTCACGCAAACCATGATGGTGTTGACCGTCTGATTACCTTCATTGACACCCCAGGTCACGAGGCGTTTACCGCTATGCGTGCTCGTGGTGCACAGGTAACAGACATCGCGATCCTGGTAGTTGCTGCAGATGACGGCATCATGCCTCAGACCATTGAGGCCTTGAACCACGCTCAGGCAGCGAACGTGCCTATCGTGGTTGCTGTCAACAAGGTGGATAAGCCTGATGCGAACCCTGCAAAGGTTCGTCAGCAGCTCACTGAGTACAACCTCGTTGCTGAAGAATACGGTGGAGACGTCATGTTCGTTGACGTATCTGCACTGTCTGGTCTGGGTATTACCGAACTTCTGGATGCTGTTCTTCTGACTGCAGATGCAGGTCTGGATCTGCGCGCTAACCCCAACAAAGACGCCCGCGGTATCGCGATTGAAGCTCGTCTGGACAAGGGACGCGGTGCTGTTGCAACCGTGCTCATTGAGTCTGGAACTCTTCGAGTTGGTGACGCCATCGTGGCAGGTACTGCCTATGGTCGTGTTCGCGCCATGGTTGACGAGAACGGTACTGCAGTTGAAGCTGCAACCCCATCACGTCCTGTCCAGGTACAAGGTCTGTCTTCAGTACCTCGCGCCGGTGACACCTTCCTCGTCACCGAAGATGACCGTACCGCTCGTCAGATTGCTGAAAAGCGTGAGGCTGCTGAACGTAACGCTCAGCTGGCTAAGGCTCGTAAGCGCATTTCGCTTGAAGACTTCACTAAGGCTCTCGAGGATGGCAAGGTTGAATCCCTCAACCTCATCATTAAGGGTGACGTTTCCGGTGCTGTGGAAGCGCTGGAAGAGTCCCTGCTCAAGATTGAGGTCGATGAGAGTGTGCAGCTGCGCATCATCCACCGCGGTGTTGGTGCGGTTACCGAAAGCGATGTTAACCTTGCAACCGTTGATAACGCTGTCATCATCGGCTTCAACGTTCGACCTGACACCAAGGCACGTGAACGTGCCCTGCGTGAAGGTGTTGACATCCGCTTCTACTCGGTCATCTACTCGGCACTGGAAGATATTGAGAACTCCCTCAAGGGCATGCTCAAGCCAGAGTTCGAAGAAGTCCAGTCCGGCGTTGCAGAGATTCGCGAAATCTTCCGCTCTAGCAAGTTCGGCAACATTGCCGGATGTATTGTCCGCAGCGGAACAATTACACGTAACTCGAAGGCCCGTGTTATCCGCGAGGGTATCGTTATCGCAGATGGTCTCGCCATTGAGTCTCTGCGCCGCTTCAAAGACGACGTCACCGAGGTCAAGACTGACTTTGAATGTGGTATCGGTCTGGGTAAATACAACGACATCCAGCTTGGCGATGAGATCGAGACCATCGAACTCAAGGAAAAGCCCCGCGTCTAA
- the rbfA gene encoding 30S ribosome-binding factor RbfA, giving the protein MVDHARARKLGELIKVIVAEALERGIITDTRLGFVTITDVRMTGDLQHASIFYTVYGTDEEREETAAALKANTGRIRGEVGRGLTVRLTPTIEFILDALPDTAKSIDDLLAKAHAQDEEVEALAKKAQYAGEKDPYIKPREADEA; this is encoded by the coding sequence ATGGTTGATCACGCAAGAGCACGTAAACTCGGCGAACTGATTAAGGTCATCGTCGCTGAGGCACTTGAGCGCGGCATTATTACCGATACGCGTCTCGGTTTTGTCACCATCACCGACGTGCGCATGACCGGTGACCTGCAGCATGCCTCCATCTTCTACACCGTCTATGGCACAGATGAAGAGCGTGAAGAGACTGCTGCGGCGTTGAAGGCTAACACTGGTCGAATTCGCGGCGAGGTTGGCCGAGGCCTGACGGTTCGACTGACTCCCACCATTGAATTCATTCTTGATGCACTTCCTGACACAGCAAAGTCAATCGATGACTTGCTTGCCAAAGCGCACGCACAGGATGAAGAAGTTGAGGCTTTGGCGAAGAAAGCTCAGTACGCCGGCGAGAAAGATCCCTACATCAAACCTCGTGAAGCTGACGAAGCTTAG
- a CDS encoding 2TM domain-containing protein, which produces MNDEELRDVARKQLKKKADFKQYLWVWLAVSILLTGVWFLTSPGQYFWPIWAIFGMGIGALFTGIDAYSKNPKIITDSQIDAEVERLKKK; this is translated from the coding sequence ATGAACGATGAAGAACTTCGCGACGTTGCTCGCAAACAGCTGAAGAAAAAAGCAGATTTCAAGCAATACCTCTGGGTATGGCTCGCTGTATCAATTCTCCTGACCGGAGTGTGGTTCCTTACCTCCCCCGGGCAATACTTCTGGCCCATCTGGGCCATCTTTGGCATGGGAATTGGAGCCTTATTTACTGGCATTGATGCTTACTCCAAGAACCCCAAGATCATTACTGATTCACAGATTGATGCTGAAGTAGAGCGCCTCAAGAAAAAGTAA
- a CDS encoding A/G-specific adenine glycosylase — protein sequence MQQEIIEWFEAEGRDLPWRQPGFTPWGSLVSEFMLQQTPVARVVPKLEEFLQRWPTPGALASSPSGDAVRAWANLGYPRRALWLHQCAVTIVEKFNGEVPREVKDLLSLPGVGPYTARAVAVFAFGAHEPVVDTNIRRVIARHNQGNADQGPPSTQRDLEAMTALLPSPDKSPAFNAGIMELGALVCTARNPRCDVCPIAHTCAWKKAGYPEHVGPKKTVQKKYEGSDRQARGAVMAVLRQAQHTVNTEELEACWPDHAQLGRAISGLLHDGLIELVADDRYQLPA from the coding sequence GTGCAGCAAGAAATCATTGAGTGGTTTGAGGCCGAGGGCAGAGACCTCCCTTGGCGCCAACCCGGCTTCACCCCGTGGGGTTCTTTGGTCTCAGAATTTATGCTGCAGCAAACCCCTGTAGCTCGTGTCGTTCCCAAGTTGGAAGAATTTCTCCAACGCTGGCCAACGCCGGGAGCGCTCGCGTCATCACCGTCTGGTGATGCTGTGCGAGCGTGGGCGAATCTTGGCTATCCCCGGAGGGCACTATGGTTGCACCAGTGTGCCGTCACAATTGTGGAGAAGTTCAACGGTGAAGTCCCCCGTGAAGTCAAGGATTTACTCTCCCTCCCCGGCGTAGGACCCTATACCGCCCGCGCAGTAGCGGTTTTTGCTTTCGGTGCTCACGAACCTGTGGTGGATACAAACATTCGTCGCGTTATTGCCCGGCACAATCAAGGTAATGCTGACCAGGGGCCACCCTCAACACAACGTGATCTTGAGGCAATGACAGCGCTGTTACCTTCGCCAGATAAATCTCCTGCTTTCAACGCCGGAATCATGGAGCTGGGTGCCCTGGTTTGCACAGCACGAAACCCTCGCTGTGACGTGTGCCCAATTGCTCACACCTGCGCATGGAAAAAGGCAGGCTATCCCGAACATGTGGGGCCTAAGAAAACTGTGCAGAAAAAGTATGAGGGCAGTGATCGCCAAGCTCGTGGTGCCGTAATGGCTGTGCTCAGGCAAGCGCAACACACAGTCAACACAGAAGAACTTGAGGCGTGCTGGCCTGATCATGCGCAGCTCGGACGGGCGATATCGGGACTATTGCATGATGGTCTCATAGAGCTTGTCGCTGATGACAGGTACCAATTGCCGGCGTAG
- a CDS encoding carotenoid biosynthesis protein, producing the protein MTSVTRSTIRGSRGLWILLALSFVAAFVPAGTPGSITLVVGFMPVIFSLWHFTRWAGAATAWLSFLAVVVVSFTGEALGVATGLVFGNYYYPDGPLGPLLLGVPPLIQFQYFAMAYAALMVARSIGGVLTTAARGWLMVGVSAMAAFAMTLLDLASDPWHATVLQQWIWRDGGSYFGVPIHNFFGWFFETLVFLLIIQALLNRTRALATIAEPKPRGFWLQGVLLYGTFPFTIALTPLVQGSAFDHDALVIADAMVGVALFAVVPLWLAALLSLRTVKTQTP; encoded by the coding sequence ATGACCTCTGTAACTCGTTCCACAATTCGCGGCTCTCGCGGCCTCTGGATTCTTCTCGCACTCTCCTTTGTTGCAGCATTTGTCCCGGCGGGTACCCCCGGAAGTATCACTCTGGTCGTAGGGTTTATGCCTGTTATTTTCTCCCTTTGGCATTTCACTCGGTGGGCTGGCGCAGCAACTGCCTGGTTATCATTTCTTGCCGTCGTCGTGGTGAGTTTCACCGGTGAGGCACTTGGTGTTGCTACTGGATTAGTTTTCGGCAACTACTACTACCCGGATGGGCCTCTGGGGCCACTCCTGTTGGGCGTTCCTCCCCTGATTCAATTCCAATACTTTGCCATGGCTTATGCCGCACTGATGGTTGCTAGATCTATTGGTGGCGTGCTCACCACAGCTGCCAGAGGCTGGTTGATGGTAGGCGTTTCTGCCATGGCCGCATTCGCCATGACACTACTTGATCTGGCAAGTGACCCCTGGCATGCCACTGTTTTGCAACAGTGGATTTGGCGCGATGGTGGCTCCTACTTTGGTGTCCCCATTCACAACTTCTTTGGCTGGTTCTTTGAAACCTTGGTATTCCTGCTGATTATTCAGGCACTACTCAATCGCACTAGAGCGCTGGCTACCATTGCCGAACCCAAACCTCGAGGATTCTGGCTGCAAGGGGTCCTACTCTACGGAACATTCCCGTTCACCATTGCGTTGACTCCGCTGGTTCAAGGCTCTGCGTTTGACCATGACGCCCTCGTGATTGCTGATGCCATGGTCGGCGTTGCGCTTTTTGCTGTCGTGCCGTTGTGGCTTGCCGCACTGTTGAGCTTGCGAACAGTCAAAACTCAGACCCCTTAA